One segment of Candidatus Zixiibacteriota bacterium DNA contains the following:
- a CDS encoding MFS transporter: MSPYRDIFRKDVVGWSLYDFANTIYSMNILSLYLKRWIVEDLGREGLYYDIAFSGSMLLTGILMPALGAISDHSGKKKLFLFLFTLFCCLSTGILPLIPLSAFALLLILFSVSNFFYEGGMVFYNSLLYSVAEGERARLISGVGVAWGYLGSIVGMILVLPAVTGTVFGLKIPGINGYGKAGAFLPTAVFFFLFSIPLFLWVKEQKNLIKKGSIRIKKAYQEVWQGIKETGKYPGVMRFIVADYFFEDAVATVILNIGIFSSLVLGFSDADLTVFLIISTLSAMVGSFLIGKLSQGRSLKRMMSSIIWGWLMTLGLFVVIENQVVIYLLGSALGIFLGGLWTVSRPLLAERVPREELGRFFGLYSLSGRAAAVLGPIIWGVTVYIFSPERTAGNALAAMFDLNGAKAAKLPYRCAVISLMIMMGIGLIIFRKLPERNQALHDK, from the coding sequence TTGAGTCCATACAGAGATATTTTTCGCAAGGATGTAGTCGGCTGGTCGCTGTATGACTTTGCCAACACCATCTATTCGATGAATATCCTGTCGCTCTATTTGAAGCGGTGGATTGTGGAGGACCTGGGGCGCGAAGGGCTATATTATGATATTGCTTTTTCGGGTTCAATGCTTCTCACTGGTATCCTGATGCCGGCGCTGGGGGCTATCTCGGACCATTCCGGTAAAAAGAAACTGTTCTTGTTTCTGTTCACTCTTTTCTGCTGTCTGAGCACCGGCATACTGCCGCTGATTCCGCTATCAGCATTTGCGTTGCTTTTGATTCTATTTTCAGTCTCGAATTTCTTTTATGAGGGGGGGATGGTCTTCTATAATTCTCTGCTCTATTCGGTGGCGGAGGGAGAAAGAGCGCGGTTGATTTCAGGGGTGGGAGTGGCCTGGGGGTATCTTGGTTCGATTGTCGGAATGATACTGGTGCTTCCTGCTGTAACCGGCACAGTGTTTGGGCTGAAGATTCCGGGAATTAATGGATATGGGAAAGCCGGGGCATTTCTTCCGACGGCGGTATTTTTCTTTCTGTTCTCGATTCCTCTTTTTCTTTGGGTAAAAGAGCAGAAAAATCTCATCAAAAAGGGTAGTATCAGGATTAAAAAGGCGTACCAGGAGGTCTGGCAGGGAATTAAAGAGACCGGAAAATATCCCGGAGTGATGAGATTCATTGTTGCCGACTATTTTTTTGAAGATGCCGTCGCAACAGTGATATTGAATATCGGGATATTCTCGTCACTGGTGCTGGGATTTTCAGACGCCGATCTGACCGTCTTTCTGATTATTTCCACTCTATCGGCAATGGTAGGGTCGTTTCTTATAGGGAAGTTATCCCAGGGACGCAGCCTGAAGCGTATGATGTCCTCAATTATTTGGGGATGGCTTATGACCCTGGGGCTGTTTGTCGTAATTGAGAATCAGGTGGTCATTTACCTTCTGGGGTCGGCGTTGGGAATCTTTCTGGGTGGTTTATGGACTGTGTCGCGACCGCTTCTGGCGGAACGAGTGCCGAGGGAGGAATTAGGCAGGTTTTTTGGACTCTATTCTCTTTCAGGACGGGCCGCTGCGGTGCTTGGTCCGATAATCTGGGGAGTAACGGTCTATATCTTCTCGCCGGAAAGGACAGCCGGAAATGCCCTGGCAGCAATGTTTGATTTGAACGGAGCGAAGGCTGCCAAATTACCGTATCGATGCGCCGTAATTTCATTGATGATTATGATGGGTATCGGGTTGATAATCTTCCGGAAACTGCCGGAAAGGAATCAGGCGCTCCATGATAAGTAA
- a CDS encoding HD domain-containing protein, which yields MESKIAGKNLRKHIYSVEAGMVRLARHFGEDENLWGLTGLLHDLDYDVTAENAPQHTFITEDWLKPYNLPSEMIYAIRCHPGHAPCRSRLDWALYTTDPTTGFIVACALMHPSKKLINIDAEFMLRRNKEKRFAAGATRENIAACSHLGLELADFLMLIRDGMLNIADILEL from the coding sequence ATGGAATCTAAGATTGCCGGCAAGAATCTTCGGAAGCATATCTATTCAGTGGAAGCCGGAATGGTCCGCCTGGCGAGACACTTCGGCGAAGACGAAAACCTCTGGGGTTTGACCGGGCTGTTGCATGACCTTGATTACGATGTTACCGCCGAAAATGCTCCACAGCATACTTTCATTACCGAAGACTGGTTGAAGCCGTATAATTTGCCGTCAGAGATGATTTACGCCATCAGGTGTCATCCGGGGCATGCCCCCTGCCGTTCTCGTCTCGATTGGGCGTTGTATACCACTGACCCGACTACCGGGTTCATTGTCGCCTGCGCCCTCATGCACCCGTCAAAAAAACTGATTAATATTGATGCGGAGTTCATGCTGAGACGCAATAAGGAGAAACGGTTTGCGGCCGGGGCGACCCGTGAAAATATCGCCGCCTGTTCCCACCTGGGACTGGAACTGGCTGACTTTCTTATGCTGATTAGAGACGGAATGTTAAACATAGCGGATATACTCGAGCTTTGA
- a CDS encoding tetratricopeptide repeat protein, translating to MKKPKEDRFPTGRLIILVIALIYLFTGPLHLEMLWGVNHLKYLPGYSLFIFALAILIGVLDSPLSSTLNVFQSLKRKFASLSLRMRLILLTVAAMGFFYLLRVKVHALGDGYQRIYQIERGYYFYLTEALDFFLHAALFRFFRLFTTLSAESIYVAFSILCGAVFIFVLYRQYFSVKSSDQATLLFPFLLSTLCGAVLFFGYVESYSLYYPAVLLYLVFSLNYFQRGRNILTGAVCLSIAILSHQSALFLLPSFVLLALHYYRKSDAAFPRLLPAAIVAFSLIILLALEIYNRLNYSEYLKSFGENFLPLFSGEYPALSLMHFLDLTNLVLLIFPLAPLFIYLALRRDASQMKLPDGTRWFLWAVLAGSLFFLIFVDPKLGMPRDWDLFATPAASLAFVVIAFAVNRCQLGRLEQFRLGYFALLFFSLWIAVNASEARQLERAESILKLSPKGQDYGTELLAFHYRNKLNNNPKALALFQSIKGKGRNARVLGTIAQMQLEMGLVNQALATAREGLPLDSSGALHAVTGTILMRLDSVSSALPHLLKAVELSPQTARSFYLLGQAYYRLENDTAAISAFKSSLALDPAAHPAMFSVGQAYLRLGQLDSAYVYIEAGLKLNPQDQQAWELMNFIRSQRR from the coding sequence ATGAAAAAGCCTAAAGAAGACCGCTTTCCGACCGGACGACTTATCATTCTGGTTATTGCTCTGATATATCTGTTTACCGGACCATTGCATCTGGAAATGCTCTGGGGTGTCAATCATCTTAAATATCTACCCGGCTACTCCCTTTTTATATTTGCATTGGCCATCCTGATTGGAGTGCTTGACAGCCCCTTGTCCTCAACGCTTAACGTCTTTCAATCTCTGAAACGGAAATTTGCTTCTCTCTCCCTGAGAATGCGATTGATTCTCTTGACAGTGGCTGCCATGGGATTCTTCTATCTCCTGCGGGTAAAGGTTCATGCCCTGGGCGATGGCTATCAGCGAATCTATCAGATCGAGAGAGGATATTATTTTTATCTCACTGAAGCTCTCGATTTTTTCCTTCATGCCGCGCTTTTTCGTTTCTTTCGTTTATTCACAACCCTGTCCGCGGAATCAATCTACGTCGCCTTCAGTATTCTCTGCGGCGCCGTTTTTATCTTCGTCCTTTACCGTCAGTATTTTTCCGTGAAGTCATCAGACCAGGCAACGCTGCTATTTCCCTTTCTCCTTTCCACATTGTGCGGCGCTGTCCTCTTTTTTGGTTATGTCGAATCTTATTCATTATATTATCCGGCCGTCTTGCTCTATCTCGTATTTTCGCTCAACTATTTTCAGAGAGGACGAAATATCCTTACCGGAGCGGTCTGTCTCTCAATCGCCATTCTTTCACATCAAAGCGCCCTCTTCCTTCTCCCTTCTTTCGTCCTGCTGGCGTTACACTACTATCGAAAAAGCGATGCCGCTTTTCCCCGCCTTCTTCCTGCCGCTATAGTTGCATTTTCTCTTATTATTCTGCTGGCGCTTGAAATTTACAATCGTCTTAATTATTCCGAATATCTCAAGAGTTTTGGCGAGAATTTCCTGCCGCTTTTCTCGGGCGAGTATCCTGCCTTATCACTGATGCACTTCCTCGACCTGACGAATCTTGTCCTGCTGATATTTCCCCTGGCTCCACTATTTATATATCTGGCGCTACGGCGGGACGCTTCCCAAATGAAATTGCCCGACGGCACTCGATGGTTTCTCTGGGCAGTTTTGGCTGGCTCTCTTTTCTTTCTCATCTTTGTTGACCCCAAACTCGGCATGCCCCGCGACTGGGACCTTTTCGCCACTCCCGCCGCATCGCTCGCTTTTGTTGTTATCGCTTTTGCGGTCAATCGTTGTCAACTGGGGAGATTGGAGCAGTTCCGCCTTGGGTACTTTGCCCTCCTTTTCTTTTCTCTCTGGATCGCTGTCAATGCCTCGGAAGCGCGGCAATTGGAGCGCGCCGAGTCAATTCTAAAACTGAGTCCCAAGGGGCAGGATTACGGCACCGAACTTCTCGCCTTTCATTATCGTAACAAACTGAATAATAATCCCAAAGCGCTGGCGCTCTTCCAAAGCATTAAAGGGAAAGGACGCAACGCCCGCGTTCTCGGAACTATCGCCCAGATGCAACTTGAGATGGGGCTGGTCAATCAGGCTTTGGCGACCGCCCGCGAGGGATTGCCGCTCGACAGCAGCGGCGCTCTGCACGCCGTAACCGGCACTATCCTTATGCGCCTTGATAGCGTCTCTTCAGCTCTACCGCATCTTCTGAAGGCGGTTGAATTGAGTCCTCAGACCGCCCGCAGTTTCTACCTTCTGGGACAGGCTTACTACCGGCTCGAAAACGATACCGCCGCCATCAGCGCTTTCAAATCATCGCTGGCTCTTGACCCGGCCGCTCACCCCGCCATGTTTAGCGTTGGGCAGGCTTATCTCCGCCTTGGGCAACTCGATTCCGCCTATGTCTATATTGAAGCCGGTCTCAAATTAAATCCCCAGGACCAGCAGGCCTGGGAATTAATGAACTTCATCCGCAGCCAGAGACGATAG